The following coding sequences lie in one Dunckerocampus dactyliophorus isolate RoL2022-P2 chromosome 4, RoL_Ddac_1.1, whole genome shotgun sequence genomic window:
- the LOC129180065 gene encoding neurofilament medium polypeptide-like has protein sequence MSFTVESHFFGPSGLRKARPASVSSSGFHSQRRRPTYSQPYSVDSLDTFNGDMSRRSEKEILQALNDRFAGYIDKVRSLEMHNRNLEAEAAALRQNQSGRASVGEYYERELDDLRALVQELSGEKGRAALEYGRLEEDIQQLGARLEEEARNREELEAAARAMKRYVEECQLGRLELDKKLQALDEEAAFLKKNHEEEAADLLAQIQGAQVTSDLRETVKMDVTGALREIRAQLDCHATKSVTQAEDCFKVRLERLTEAARSNQDAIRGTQEEIVEYRRQLQSRTIELETLRGTKESLERQRMECEDRHQDDLNSLQDTINHLDSELKNTKWEMAGQLKDYQELLNVKMALDIEIAAYRKLLEGEESRFVSGGSPYSYLDNRISAHLKVKEDKVIVQEQTDETQVTEVTEEAEEEEEECEETKEEEGKKEEEEKGEEKEDNEEEESEQEKSKSPEKVPSPVSNSPQKPKSPGNKSPQKSPPAKSPMPKSPAKSPESKSPPPKTPEKVKPAAPKEKKDTPQPVKEEKEQPVVEMKQENKEKEADNKMEKDNKPDVKKETEVVQVPKEETPKPAKPADNKPSPSKPKEEVPSPVKEKPSAPTSEKPESKKEEKPEEKKPPEKKPEKKSDEKEREEKKPEEKKPEDKPTNKVEPDKDESKPEEKKENSKAAAAATEGKGGGRPSGNESKDSKEEKAKK, from the exons ATGAGTTTCACCGTGGAGAGCCACTTCTTCGGCCCGAGCGGGCTACGCAAGGCTCGGCCAGCATCGGTGTCATCCAGCGGCTTCCACTCCCAGCGCCGCCGCCCCACCTACAGCCAGCCGTACTCCGTGGACAGCCTGGACACCTTCAACGGGGACATGTCCCGCAGGAGCGAGAAGGAAATCCTGCAGGCGCTCAACGACCGCTTCGCCGGCTACATCGACAAGGTGCGCAGCCTGGAGATGCACAACCGCAACCTGGAGGCAGAAGCGGCGGCGCTGCGGCAAAACCAGAGCGGGCGCGCTTCTGTGGGGGAGTACTACGAGCGGGAGTTGGACGACCTCCGGGCTCTGGTTCAAGAGTTAAGCGGGGAGAAGGGCCGCGCGGCTCTTGAATATGGGCGCCTGGAGGAGGACATCCAGCAACTGGGGGCAAGATTGGAGGAGGAGGCGCGCAACCGGGAGGAGCTTGAGGCTGCAGCCCGGGCCATGAAGAGGTACGTAGAGGAGTGCCAGCTGGGACGGCTGGAGCTGGACAAGAAGCTCCAAGCTCTGGACGAGGAGGCAGCCTTCCTCAAGAAGAACCATGAGGAGGAAGCGGCGGACCTCCTGGCACAGATTCAGGGTGCACAGGTGACCTCTGACTTGCGGGAGACTGTCAAGATGGATGTGACTGGGGCCCTGCGGGAGATCCGAGCCCAGCTCGACTGTCACGCTACCAAGAGTGTCACGCAGGCTGAAGACTGCTTCAAAG TGCGCCTAGAACGTCTGACAGAGGCAGCCAGGTCCAACCAAGATGCCATCCGTGGGACCCAAGAGGAAATTGTGGAATACCGTCGTCAGCTCCAGAGCCGCACCATTGAGCTGGAGACACTCAGAGGAACAAAGGAGTCTCTGGAGAGGCAGCGTATGGAATGTGAGGACAGACACCAGGATGACCTCAACTCACTCCAG GACACAATCAATCATCTGGACTCAGagctgaaaaacacaaaatgggagATGGCTGGTCAACTAAAGGACTATCAGGAACTACTGAATGTGAAGATGGCTCTAGATATTGAGATAGCTGCTTACAG GAAGTTACTGGAGGGAGAAGAGAGCCGCTTTGTGTCTGGAGGAAGTCCCTACTCCTACCTAGACAATAGAATTTCAGCTCATTTGAAAGTGAAAGAAGATAAAGTGATTGTGCAAGAGCAGACAGATGAGACCCAAGTGACAGAAGTGACAGAGGAagcagaagaagaggaggaggaatgtGAGGAAACCAAAGAGGAAGAAggcaaaaaggaggaggaagaaaaaggagaggaaaaagaggacaatgaagaGGAAGAAAGTGAGCAAGAGAAGTCAAAATCTCCAGAGAAAGTTCCATCTCCTGTTTCAAATTCACCTCAAAAGCCAAAATCCCCAGGAAATAAATCTCCCCAAAAATCACCACCAGCCAAATCTCCGATGCCCAAATCCCCTGCAAAATCACCAGAATCAAAATCTCCTCCCCCTAAGACACCGGAGAAGGTCAAGCCTGCTGCCCCTAAAGAGAAGAAAGACACACCTCAGCCTGTAAAAGAGGAAAAGGAGCAACCAGTAGTGGAGATGAAGCAGGAGAACAAAGAGAAAGAAGCAGATAATAAAATGGAGAAGGATAACAAACCTGATGTCAAGAAAGAGACTGAAGTAGTTCAGGTGCCAAAGGAGGAAACTCCAAAACCTGCAAAGCCAGCTGACAACAAACCTTCTCCCTCCAAACCTAAAGAGGAGGTTCCTTCCCCTGTCAAGGAGAAACCCTCTGCTCCGACATCAGAGAAACCAGAGAGCAAAAAGGAGGAGAAGCCTGAGGAGAAGAAACCACCAGAGAAAAAGCCTGAGAAGAAGTCTGACGAGAAGGAGCGTGAGGAGAAGAAGCCGGAGGAAAAGAAGCCCGAGGACAAGCCTACGAACAAAGTTGAACCTGACAAAGATGAGAGCAAGCCTGAGGAGAAAAAGGAGAACagtaaagcagcagcagcagccactgAGGGCAAAGGTGGAGGGAGGCCTTCTGGCAATGAGTCCAAAGACAGCAAGGAGGAGAAGGCCAAGAAGTGA
- the tfip11 gene encoding tuftelin-interacting protein 11: protein MSMSHLYGRRGEAEEEGVEIESFEITDWDLANEFNPDRRRHRQTKEEMTYGIWAERDSDDDERPSFGGKRSKDYTAPVNFVSAGLRKTAAEEKQQKEEGDSDNSDDDTPSAPPPTRGPAHKKLQKGNFRGNQSQRFAGGIQTGQGIGTWEKHTKGIGQKLLQKMGYQPGKGLGKNAQGIVNPIEAKVRKGKGAVGAYGNERTQQSLQDFPVVDSDEEEEKEFQKELGQWRKDPAASGAKKKPKYSYKTIDELKAKGKLVGRSIGASAGELAQVKVIDMTGREQRIYNSYSQMSNKHSMPEEGSPSMATRDQKESGFALPELEHNLQLLIDLTEQDILQSARRLQHEKDVVVTLSHESQELQSRLEEEQDAISRMEAVLALVDRFPSGETAIGEGPTLQECAHIFETLQTDYYEEYKTMGLADLATAVIHPLLKEKLFPWDPLKDSSYCLEEIGQWRAILESRNLNTGGRDSNMDPYHRLLWEVWMPVMRSSVSSWQPRMVAPMVDCVELWSPLLPVWISDHLLEQLILPRLQREVDSWNPLTDTVPIHSWIHPWLPLLQSRLEPLYPPIRSKLANALQRWHPSDASARLILQPWKDVFTPGAWEAFMVKNIIPKLALCLEELVINPHQQQMDPFNWVMDWEGMLSSSSLVSLLDKNFFPKWLQVLCSWLSNSPNYEEITKWYLGWKGMFSDVLLLQSLIKEKFNEALDIMNRAVSSGMGGYMQPGARENIAYLTQTERRKDFHYEAMQERRDAESITHRGVGATVPTNFKDLIQTKAEENNIVFMPLVAKRHEGKQLYTFGRIVIYIDRGVVFVQGEKTWVPTSLQSLIDMAK, encoded by the exons atctaaAGACTATACTGCTCCAGTGAACTTTGTGAGTGCTGGTTTAAGAAAAACTGCagctgaggaaaaacaacaaaaagaagaaggagACTCTGATAACTCTGATGATGACACCCCTTCAGCACCTCCACCTACTCGAGGGCCAGCACACAAAAAGCTTCAAAAG GGCAATTTTCGTGGAAACCAGTCTCAGAGGTTCGCTGGTGGCATACAGACTGGACAAGGGATAGGTACCTGGGAGAAACACACCAAGGGTATCGGCCAAAAACTGCTGCAGAAGATGGGATATCAACCAGGCAAAGGCTTGGGCAAGAATGCTCAGG GTATTGTCAACCCTATCGAGGCAAAGGTTCGCAAAGGAAAGGGAGCAGTAGGGGCATACGGCAATGAACGAACCCAACAAAGTCTTCAGGATTTCCCTGTGGTTGACtcagatgaggaggaggaaaag GAGTTTCAGAAGGAGCTAGGCCAGTGGCGTAAAGATCCAGCTGCCTCAGGTGCAAAGAAGAAACCAAAATACTCTTACAAAACCATAGATGAACTGAAAGCTAAAGGCAAGCTTGTTGGCCGCAGCATTGGAGCTTCTGCTGGAGAGCTGGCACAAGTTAAG GTAATAGATATGACTGGAAGAGAGCAAAGGATATATAACAGTTACAGTCAGATGTCCAACAAGCACAGCATGCCAGAAGAAGGTTCACCCAGCATGGCCACACGGGATCAGAAGGAATCTGGCTTTGCACTTCCTGAACTAGAACATAACCTGCAACTTTTGATTGACCTTACAGAACAAGACATATTACAG TCGGCCCGCCGCCTCCAGCATGAAAAAGACGTGGTTGTGACGCTGAGCCACGAGTCTCAGGAACTGCAGAGCAGACTAGAGGAAGAGCAAGATGCTATCAGCAGAATGGAGGCTGTGCTGGCTTTGGTGGACCGGTTCCCATCTGGAGAGACAGCAATAGGGGAGGGACCCACTTTACAG GAGTGTGCCCACATCTTTGAGACTTTGCAGACAGACTATTATGAAGAATACAAGACGATGGGTTTGGCTGACTTGGCCACAGCTGTAATTCATCCCTTACTCAAAGAGAAACTTTTTCCCTGGGATCCATTAAAG GACAGTTCTTATTGTCTTGAAGAGATCGGTCAGTGGAGGGCAATTCTCGAATCTAGAAATCTGAATACCGGTGGCCGTGATTCAAACATGGACCCATATCACAG ACTGCTGTGGGAGGTGTGGATGCCTGTGATGCGGTCCTCTGTGTCAAGCTGGCAGCCTCGCATGGTGGCGCCAATGGTGGACTGTGTGGAACTGTGGTCTCCTCTTCTTCCAGTTTGGATCTCAGATCACCTTCTTGAACAGCTCATTTTACCTCGTCTGCAACGAGAG GTGGACAGCTGGAACCCTTTAACAGACACAGTGCCCATCCACTCCTGGATCCACCCTTGGCTGCCTCTGCTCCAATCACGCCTCGAGCCTCTGTACCCACCAATCAGGAGCAAACTTGCAAATGCTTTGCAGCGATGGCATCCCAGTGATGCCTCTGCACGCCTCATCCTACAACCATGGAAAGATGTTTTCACTCCAGGAGCTTGGGAGGCCTTCATGGTGAAAAACATCATCCCTAAACTCG CTCTGTGTCTGGAAGAGCTGGTCATCAACCCTCACCAGCAGCAGATGGACCCCTTTAATTGGGTGATGGACTGGGAGGGCATGCTGTCCTCCTCCAGCCTGGTGTCTCTGCTGGACAAAAACTTCTTTCCAAAGTGGCTGCAG GTCCTGTGTTCGTGGTTGAGCAACAGTCCTAACTATGAGGAAATCACCAAATGGTACCTCGGTTGGAAGGGCATGTTCAGTGATGTCTTGTTGTTACAGTCGCTCATAAAAGAGAAGTTCAATGAAGCCTTGGATATCATGAACCGTGCAGTGTCTTCAGGCATGG GTGGATACATGCAACCTGGGGCTAGAGAAAACATTGCATATCTCACTCAGACTGAGAGAAGAAAGGACTTCCACTATGAGGCCATGCAAGAGCGCAGGGATGCTGAAAGTATCACTCACAGGGGAGTTGGCGCTACCGTACCCACAAACTTTAAAGATCTCATCCAGACCAAGGCAGAGGAGAACAACATTGTGTTCATGCCTCTTGTGGCCAAGCGTCACGAGGGCAAACAGTTGTATACGTTTGGGCGCATTGTCATCTACATAGACAGAGGAGTTGTATTTGTGCAAGGAGAGAAGACGTGGGTTCCCACATCTTTGCAGAGTCTGATCGATATGGCTAAGTGA
- the thoc5 gene encoding THO complex subunit 5 homolog — translation MSADALKKRKSKVLRNEAGPPEVKRGRGDGDQQDVRVYNEEVEFDSRNPEQDFLQYKEACENLAKLMGEIQELKANGAKEGSTEVERRRLQSCIHFMTLKKLNRLAHMRLKRGRDQTHEAKQKVDVLHLQLQNLLYEVLHLQKEISKCLEFKSKHEEIDLVTEEEFYQDAPPEISRPQLTKNDPHQLTLARLDWELEQRKRLAEQYKESQAMKEKIQKSIEVKKEHLRSLQPGLNAIMQASLPVQDYLSMPVEQTQKQTEIAQHLPPPLYVLFIQANAYGQACDKNLSVSISGDVDEAKALSKPPEDSQDDDSDSDAEEEQEKTKRRRPTAGGQLDDKRREMLKWHPLSLSFDLICKDGSVLHLFFYYLMNLNIMTVKAKVSASTDLTTAISAGELVKSDTLLSCLYANDHGRETPNPANRYQFDKIGIVSFADYVEELGHPYKWVQNLGGLHFPSDSSEGALMGSSLSASHMENTIKLLRGRILSRLALQKQFASLEHSIIPITSECLHLFPAKILSRLTFWTTITHEDYMALPYTRHVTDAGLAKETDMYFSGVVERGTARLQAAVVLNPRYPEICPVFSLSLNWKGERSGRTDDNLRAMESEVNVFKNELQGPRPGHQLLTNQIARLCVILDVYLETEEQDDGVEGPREFPREKMCLRTVRGPNRLKPFKYNHPLGLFSHR, via the exons ATGTCTGCAGACGCACTGAAGAAGCGAAAATCGAAGGTTCTTCGCAATGAAGCAGGACCTCCTGAGGTAAAGCGAGGCAGAGGCGATGGAGACCAGCAG GACGTACGTGTCTACAATGAGGAAGTTGAATTTGATAGCAGGAACCCTGAGCAGGATTTCCTCCAGTATAAAGAGGCCTGTGAAAATTTGGCCAAACTAATGGGTGAAATACAGGAGCTCAAAGCCAATGGAGCCAAGGAAGGG TCAACTGAAGTCGAACGGAGACGCTTGCAGAGCTGCATCCACTTTATGACATTGAAAAAACTCAACCGTCTGGCTCACATGCGGCTGAAGAGAGGCAGAGACCAGACCCATGAG gcaaAACAGAAAGTGGATGTGCTGCACCTCCAGCTGCAGAATCTCTTGTATGAAGTTTTGCATCTTCAGAAGGAAATCAGCAAATGTTTGGAGTTCAA gtctaAACATGAGGAAATTGACCTGGTGACCGAAGAAGAGTTTTACCAAGATGCACCTCCGGAGATTTCCAGGCCACAACTCACAAAAAATGATCCTCATCAGCTGACACTGGCACGATTAGACTGGGAGCTTGAACAGAGGAAGAG GTTGGCAGAGCAATACAAAGAGTCTCAGGCCATGAAGGAGAAGATCCAGAAGAGTATTGAGGTCAAGAAGGAACATCTGAGGAGCTTGCAGCCTGGCCTGAATGCCATTATGCAG GCCTCTCTCCCAGTGCAAGATTACCTGTCTATGCCTGTTGAACAAACACAGAAACAAACCGAGATTGCTCAGCATCTGCCGCCACCACTCTATGTCCTTTTCATTCAAGCTAATGCATATGGACAGGCTTGTG ACAAAAACTTGAGCGTGTCAATCAGTGGGGATGTTGATGAGGCCAAGGCTTTGTCCAAACCCCCAGAGGATTCTCAGG ATGATGATAGTGACTCTGATGCAGAGGAAGAGCAGGAAAAAACT AAAAGGAGAAGGCCAACTGCTGGCGGCCAACTTGACGACAAAAGACGAGAGATGCTGAAGTGGCACCCGCTGTCCCTGTCTTTTGACCTGATCTGTAAAG ATGGAAGTGTCCTCCATCTTTTCTTCTACTACCTGATGAATCTGAACATTATGACTGTCAAGGCTAAGGTGTCTGCATCCACAGACCTCACCACAGCCATCAGTGCAGG GGAGCTGGTCAAATCTGATACCCTTCTAAGCTGTCTGTACGCCAACGATCATGGCAGAGAAACACCCAATCCAGCCAACCGCTATCAGTTTGATAAAATTGG GATTGTTTCTTTTGCTGACTATGTGGAGGAGCTGGGTCATCCGTACAAATGGGTTCAGAATCTCGGGGGGCTACATTTTCCCAGTGATTCTTCAGAG GGTGCACTCATGGGCAGTTCTTTGAGTGCCAGCCATATGGAGAACACCATTAAGCTCCTGAGGGGACGAATCCTGTCCCGCTTGGCCTTGCAAAAGCAGTTTGCCTCACTAG AGCACAGCATCATCCCCATCACCAGTGAGTGTTTGCATCTCTTTCCCGCCAAGATTCTTTCccgtttaactttttggaccaCCATCACACATGAGGATTACATG GCCCTGCCGTATACTCGTCATGTGACTGATGCTGGTCTGGCAAAAGAGACTGACATGTACTTTTCTGGAGTGGTGGAGAGAGGAACAG CTCGTCTCCAGGCTGCAGTGGTGCTGAATCCCCGTTACCCAGAAATCTGTCCTGTCTTCTCCCTCTCGCTCAACTGGAAGGGAGAGCGCAGCGGGCGCACTGATGACAACCTTCGG GCCATGGAAAGCGAAGTGAATGTTTTCAAAAACGAACTGCAGGGCCCACGTCCCGGCCATCAGCTCCTGACTAATCAGATTGCACGCTTGTGTGTCATTCTGGATGTCTACCTGGAGACTGAAGAACAGGATGACGGCGTAGAGGGGCCACGGGAGTTTCCCCGTGAAAAAATGTGCTTGCGTACTGTAAG GGGTCCAAATCGTCTGAAGCCATTCAAATACAACCATCCTCTGGGCCTCTTCAGTCATCGCTAG